The genomic window GAATTCGCCAACAATTTAGGCACCCGATCAAGTCATGTATTATAGAGTTTAACATTGCGTACCATACCACAATGGAGTCTAACATCTATTTGTATAGAAAGGTAGCTATTAAGCTGCTGGACATAAAAACCGTGCAGTTTCGACCTTCTGGATTTGCTCGTCAAGAATCGAAAAAGAATTTTAGAAGTTGAAGCTTGCCGAAATTTATCTCAATTCGATAGCTGCTTttgttttatgaaattttcacaaaaaaaaaattaaaaagttcgtTTCTACTTACACTAAAGGCTCTGAATGCGTATCCACATGTAGTGcatcaattttattattattgtgcTGATGTTTAGTTTCCTTGAGTATGCCATTTGGTGGTTGATGGCCATTTTTggttattaaattaaattcattattaatatttGTGCGTAAGGTGTCAAGTGAGGGGCGTAAATTCGTGACGCTGGCATGTTCGCTAATAACGGTACGTGCAGCTATATCTTCGGCACCAATATCGGTAAGTAcctgaaattttgtaaatatagttaattaaaatatatatttttcaaagatatAACAAACGGAGCCCAGATTGGAATTCAACAAGTAAAAATACGACTCGGTAGGTCAGAGGTCTAGTAGCTATCAAAAGACTTAAACAAAAATTAGTCTGTACTTTTCGCCAAACCCATCTGTCGCCGTGTATTTATACGTTCTTTATCTAAATCTAAGATCCATAGGATCAGGTTTTTTTCTTGCACTTACCTCAACATATGACACTGGGAAAATACCCTTTCTATTGGCAATTTTACCCTCGAACCAGTTCTCATCTACACGTCGTGTCAGTGTTACCAACTCTCCTTTGTTTAGTGATAACTCAATACCGGATTGCGCTTGGAAGTTATATTTGGCACGCGCCTGCCCCTCTGATGGTTTCTTTGGTTGTTGACGTGATGTTTCTTTGTTAATAATCTGGAAGATAGAATTGACATTATACATATCGGGTTATCAATAACAATGGAATAAAAATTAGATCAACAAAATACTATGGCTATTAGAGACATAAGATTATCCTGATATCGGCTTCGAATACGCGCCACGTCAGCAAAGGTTTGAAGAAAACATTTTCTGAGAATTTGATCCCAAATTATCCTACCAACATCTTATTAAAAAACACTTTATTCCAAACAAATCCGTTTTTCTTATATATAAGATAAAAATCTGTCGAATTATTCATCGGATCGTCAACTTATTGCGTAACAGGCACAAAAATTAATGTTTTTCAAATGAGGAgtatggcacctcccatacaattaaaacgattaggttaggttaggttgaggtggctgcccgagggcacacttaggccagtagtattaggcccgttgtgataccacgaaaatacaccgCTACCTTTCCTCTttgaaccattttgaggacctgataaatCGTCacgctccacaacctggctcagatctagaaatggagcacgcagaaagcgctgccgtgctatTCTTAGTACCGgacagttgcagatgaggtgaaccaccgtttccacCTCCTCATCATCTTTACAACTCCGtcagcatcgacgataaggccTCCTAATCTTTCTGCGTGGCAATGACCacttagtgcccccacaagtgtggaaattgtatccctacttaggttgtacacgtgacgggatcttttgaATCCCATTTAGGCCCGGTTTCTTTCGATTTTCGACACCCctgtgtttgtagccatctttcgtcggcttggcGGTGCATGttttcttttagcattagcttgcatgtggacaggggcatacctaagcgttcttggccgGGAAGAATCTGCCTGGTTGTATCCGGCCTAGCGAGTTCATCCTCAATGCAGTTTTCCTCGATGTCACTATGTCCACAGACCCATGTAAGGTGTACActgttctgttgagccatctcttgaagaaatcggcgacagtttagtgctagttcagaattgaacgagtaggagccaagagattttatggcagcttggctgtcgctgaaaataaagatttctttgCCGACAGTGTGTGTCCCTATCCCAGCTGCGGCTtagtctgaaggagagctggaggtcaaggtcccttgagtatgcTCCAACTTTACCGTTTAGCTTGTAACCGCCCGTGTATATAGAAATGCTGCTGTCAATAGCAAGGCACCTATCCGACTCCGTCTAGTCATCCCTACTGggaatgtttatcttaaagttggtttccgcatctgttgtggtcgcacagcgatccgtgctagggggaagaaaattaaaataattaataacacATTGTTTCGGAACAGTCTCTTACTACTTCGAATAAGATAAGATAATAAATAAGATAAACAGGGAAAGGGAGTTGGACGCGGAGATGAGTTCGTTCTGAGGCGGTTATAGGAACATTAAGAGGGAAAGGAGGTGGAAGTGGAACGCTAAATGATGGCAGATACGTACGTATAAGAATACAGTTGGCCAGGAcattatacacatttttttcaagGAAGCGGGCAAGAGCCCAATGTATACCAAAAAGTGTATTCATGGTTCAATAGTGCGTCAAATAGGGAGAGGCGAAATGAATGGCAAATGGAGCGGATGGAAACCGAGAGAAGAAGAAACACATGAAAAAGGCCATGAGGGATAAATGTAAAGGGACGGGAAAGATAAAGGCAAAAGCTGGGTGAGACAAGGAGAAAGAAAAATAGAGTAAGCAGAGAAGGGTATAGAGAGGGGATGCATAGTAGTGGGAGATAAAGGAGTATTGAAAGCCTGTTTGCATTTTCTGCAACAGAGAAGGCAATAATAGGGTTACCCAAGGGTGAAGACTCTGAAAACTAGAACTTTTGAGGGCATGCTTATGTTCCGTATGACTAAACTGCTGCCATGTGTTGCAGGATCCCATCGTAGAGCTTTTTATGAAAAGGGTGATTCTCTACTTAACCATCGATAtactttttttctctctttcggcatgcatcaattGCGTCATCACTAGAAACGCTATTTTACTCAAAGCAATCCAACAATGTATTTGTCTGCACACtaggggaactaaattcctaatggaaggctcctctccaaaaactctgtgtacagagagccttatgccgtgaaaacgagggcaatgAAACATTACTTGCTCTGCGTTTTCCAATGCGGTGGGAcatgtggacagaaaggatcttTCCCTACCCTACGCTTATGCAGAAACTCCTTGAAACCGCAGTGCCAACTCAATATCTACGTGAGATGGTACTTTAGTTCGCCGTGGTTCCGCTCGTAtgattccgctatattccgaactaacatGTAGGTTCAGCGCCCTTTcgtcgattcttcccaccgttcttgtcaTCTGTACCAATGTACTTATGCTCATTGTACATGTTTATAGCTGAATTGATACTGTAGTACAGGTTCTCTATGCGCTTATACATAAACTAAAGACCTACTAGTTGTCAGTACTCGAAAGAAATTAACCGCGGACCGCTCCCTTCAAGTATTAGTCGTACGATATTTTGCAGAGTCAGAATCGAGTATCACTCACCTCTACATAGCTTACGGGTAGTAGACCAATCATAGCATTATGTTCACCTTCATACCAATTACGATCTATTTGACGGCGTATATAGATGATATCGCCTTTCTTGAAAGAAAGTTCTCTaaagataaaatgaaaaaatataaatatttctcCACATGATGGCATACCGCAAGTATAAAACAACCCACTTACCTTGCATTTTGTCCCTGGAAGTTATAAAGCGCACGTGCTGCCGTTCGTGTTGTTATCGTATTTGGCGATTTGGGTGCCAAATCCGATTGGAAGTCATCATAACGGTTCAATGGTATAGGCGATTTTTGTGTGGGCGTAAAGTTATCGGTATGACGACGTGCATTCATATCCTGCAATTCTTGTAAGTACTTGCGACGACGTTCCTCTTGAtaaagtttttgcatttgttCGGCCTGCCGTTGTGCTAGTTCTTCATCCGACATGGCTTGTTTGTACTCATGGCGTACAGGTGTCTTGAAATGGATATTTACATCTGATTCTAGATAACGATTTGGAGATTCTAGTGAGAAATTTCATTTGGAGAGAGGTAAAAGTTAGAGGTTAGTTTCGAGATCGAAAAAAAGTAATTAACACCCCTAGTAAAATTGTAACCTttaatgaaagaaaaattctGGTAAAATCAATAGAATTACGAGTCAAATCAACCGAGGTTTCTATAAATGTTCATCAatcgcaaatagctgttgaatctAATTTGTACAAACTGTTGATTCTAAATTAACCGTTTTAACAGTCAAGTCAACAAACAAAAGAAGTTCTTTAAATGTAAGCCACAGCTCtgttaaaaaatatcaaataaaaaacgTTTTTCTTTAGATTTTGAGGTTACTTTTTCCAGGCTTGATACAAGAATTTCCGTGTtttaggcgtagcacgctactaTAACACAATGAtttttcttttaacagaaaaattagtTAGCTTGTTTGGGAacttgtaaattttacagaatattgttaatttGAGATCAACACtgtttcttctgttgaaatgacaatACAAATTTGTTCTCTTGACAAAAACTCCATTGAATTAACCATAAGGCGATCAATTTCACGAACAACAAACCTGatatgttgattttactagcttcatttctttcgAGGTTGTAGAGTTCATATCAATAAAATACTAGTCGCCTTGCTGTTAGTAGAAAAAACGACTGTTAAAAGTCGACTCTGTAGTCTACTCTAAATTAGCTCAATAATCGTGAAATAGGTATTTGTAAATTTATAGTAATCTACTCTAAATTCTGTGGAGTTGTATACCTCTCACAACGTAATAGAAGAAAAATACAAGCTTAATTATTGCTTCGGATGACAaaacttttctaaatttttgatgtcgcTTAGTTGGGATTTGATGTAGTTACGGAGCACGCTGTCAAAATTTAAACTAAAGAAATCATACTAAAGTGGTTATTCCAACTTCTTAGGAATTATACCAAAAGGTCTCTTTATtgcaaaaataagttttattcttCGAGGAAAAATAAAAATCTCTAAAAATAACTCTTATTTTAAGATCGAAATAAAAACCTCAAAAAATAACTGCTATTTTCCAGCCGATAtgaaaaactcaaaatttttttattattttccgagcaaaataaaaatttcaataataATTTTTACTCTCCAATTGAGGTAAAAGTCTCTGAGCGAAAAAGAAGACTCAAACATAATCATAATTTTCCAACTAAATAAAAAATCTCAAaaggaattattattttttgagcGCAATAAACACTAACGATTATTTTCACTTTACTAGTGaataacaaataaatgtaaggcgcgataacctccgaagagatctagggccgagcttctcttccaatttgcgtcgtgctcctcttgattttccctacaaattggccggacgggacctacatgttttatgccgactccgaatggcatctgcaggcagatgagttttcactgagagcttttcatggcagaaatacactcggagcgcttgcaagtcactgccccgcttagaaaaattttctcctaattgaaaaaccttatttctaaaattttgatgttgctttgcccgggagttgaacccagggcatacggtgtgatatgcggagcacgctaccatcacatcacggtggcagCCTAGTGAATaacaaatctttaaaaaataaCTCTTATTTtttgagcgaaataaaaaaactcgaaaaataTTTATTACTTTCTGAGtccattaaaaatatataaaaataactaTAGTTTTTTGAACGAAATAAAAAACtgcaaaaataattattatcttacgagcgaaataaaaatttcaataaataattattgtttgcggagcgaaataaaaatttaaaaaaaaaaaatattacttgcTTTTATGGAGATTTACGGTCGAGAAATtagaaggcaaaaattaaattttcaaatgtactcaaaaatgaaataagtttaatttaataatataagtgtcaaatttaatgttatttaattgtagttatgtttgttgttaatgaattgtttttaaaataaaatcattagactccctgaggaagacgtgagagcgtcgaaacgcgtaggagggaaagagaaaatttaatttttgccttctaATTTCTCGGCCGTAAAGCTCCATAAAAGCAAGCATAATGAATATATTTGGCtcaacaagaaaacaaaaaatattattattttccgagcgaaacaaaaaattaaaaaaaaaaaaaatacttttttcagagcaaaaaaaaaaaaaaaatcaaaaaaaattgtgattttcaAACAAAATGATAGCTTCATCAAATAATCAAGAAGTAGAATTTTTGTTGCAAAAATATTGGAGTTCTAAGCTTAATGCAATCATTTCGAGTCAACTTACTACCGAGGAGCCTACAATGAACTTTGGAATTGCGATATGCTGATATGATGAGTCAATTTCGTCTACATAAGTAATACTCTTTATTGGtattattcaataaaataaaattctgcGAAAAATGAGTGATTGTACCCCGTTTTATTTCAACGTGTTTAATTTATGTCAACACTAAACAATAACTTCAACAACTCAGCAACT from Eurosta solidaginis isolate ZX-2024a chromosome 3, ASM4086904v1, whole genome shotgun sequence includes these protein-coding regions:
- the CAP gene encoding sorbin and SH3 domain-containing protein 1 isoform X21 is translated as MSDEELAQRQAEQMQKLYQEERRRKYLQELQDMNARRHTDNFTPTQKSPIPLNRYDDFQSDLAPKSPNTITTRTAARALYNFQGQNARELSFKKGDIIYIRRQIDRNWYEGEHNAMIGLLPVSYVEIINKETSRQQPKKPSEGQARAKYNFQAQSGIELSLNKGELVTLTRRVDENWFEGKIANRKGIFPVSYVEVLTDIGAEDIAARTVISEHASVTNLRPSLDTLRTNINNEFNLITKNGHQPPNGILKETKHQHNNNKIDALHVDTHSEPLVYRALYKYRPQNSDEMELLEGDIVHVLEICDDGWFVGTSQRTGCFGTFPGNYVERVL
- the CAP gene encoding sorbin and SH3 domain-containing protein 1 isoform X20; this translates as MPNPIKSAQNTYKNQPGRIEDYVTGRSSLSEKERKEWWDEVMDIFNGHLDQAKLSPHYTEGNLSRALAKDSGYTSDSNLVFRKREIPKASPLSPVEQKQAYKSVQAGGEPPLYGFRKPAPERPKDDGSNPPVPPQPSGYRAESPNRYLESDVNIHFKTPVRHEYKQAMSDEELAQRQAEQMQKLYQEERRRKYLQELQDMNARRHTDNFTPTQKSPIPLNRYDDFQSDLAPKSPNTITTRTAARALYNFQGQNARELSFKKGDIIYIRRQIDRNWYEGEHNAMIGLLPVSYVEIINKETSRQQPKKPSEGQARAKYNFQAQSGIELSLNKGELVTLTRRVDENWFEGKIANRKGIFPVSYVEVLTDIGAEDIAARTVISEHASVTNLRPSLDTLRTNINNEFNLITKNGHQPPNGILKETKHQHNNNKIDALHVDTHSEPLVYRALYKYRPQNSDEMELLEGDIVHVLEICDDGWFVGTSQRTGCFGTFPGNYVERVL